CGCTCGCGGGCGGCGTCGGCCGCCATCAGCCCGCCGTTCGACCCCATCACGCGAAGCGGGGCGTCGACGCCGAGGTCGCCGGCGGCGGCGGCCAGCGACCCGAGGTAGGCGTCCATCACTGGCTTGAGCGCGGCGTTCATCGCGGTCGTCAGGGTGCGCTCGTACTCGCGGATCTCCGGGAGGACATCCGAGGAGAGCGAGACGCTGGCGTCGACGCCCTCCTCGCGGAGGATCTCGCGGACGCGACGCTCGTGGGCCGGATGCTCGAAGGAGAACAGCAGCGAGACGGCGACGCTCTCGACCCCCGACTCCCGGAGGTCGCGGGCGCGGGCGCGGACGGTCGCCTCGTCGAGGTCGCGGAGGACGGCGCCGCGCTCGTCGACGCGCTCGGGCACCTCGAACCGGCGGTCGCGCGGGACCACCGGGTCGGGCTTGGTCGCGTCGAAGTCGTAGATGTCCGGGCGGGTCTGGCGGCCGATCTCGACGGCGTCGCGAAAGCCCTCGGTCGTCAGGAGGGCGGTGTCGGCCCACTCGCCCTCCAGTACGGCGTTGGTCGCGACGGTCGTCCCGTGGCCGAGAAAGTCCACCTCGGCGAGCGGCGCGTCCAGTTCCCGGAGGCCCGTCACGACGCCCTCGTCGGGCGCGTCCGGGGTCGAGGGCGTCTTGTCGACGCGGATCCGGCCGTCCCGGACCGTCACGAGGTCCGTGAACGTGCCGCCCACGTCGACGCCGACGCGCGTGCCCGCCGGCGCGTGGTCGTCGGTCATACCCGAGGGTACGGGGGCTGGGTTGTATGCGTTCGCTTCGCGGCGCAGGTCGCTGCCGAACGGCGGGGCGCCGGCGGCGACGCGGGCATCAGCGTTCGCGTTCGCGCTCGACCTCGCGATCGGCGGTCGCGTCGCCGCCGCGGTTCCGGACGCGCTCGCGGGCTGTCTCGGCGTCGGCGTCCTCCGTCTCGAGCAGGAGGTCGAGGCGGCGCTCGAACTCGACCTCGTCGATGTCTCCCTCGGCGTACCGCTCGCGGAGCCTGTCGACCGGGTCGCGCTCGTCTGTCGGGCCGTCGGTCGTGGCGTCGCTCGGGCCGTCGGGTCGGCTCCCGGCGTCGTCGGCCCGCCACTCGCGCAACGCGTCGAGGGCGCGTTCGAGGTCTTCGTCGCCGTCGTCGACCTCGAACACCTCATTCAGGAGGACCGCCGACAGCGGCGTGAGGAGGAACCAGCCGAGGATCGCGACGACCGCGGCCGCCTGCCCGCCGACGAGGATCGCCGCGAGCGCGACCGCCGGGAGCGTCGTCACGGCGAACAGCGCCGGGGCCGCCCGGACGAGTCGATGGCGAGGGCTGGTCACGGCAGAGGGATCCACGACGGAAGGCAAAACCGTTGCCCACGCGGCCGGCTACAGCTCCTCGGAGTGGCGCACGTCCACCGCGATCCCGCGGGTCGACGAGCGCATCTCCGCGCCGTGCATCTCCGCGCGACCGACCGCGAACGCCTTCGGTCCCTCGACGACGACCTCGTCGCCGACGCGGATGTCGTCGTCCGCGTCGACGACGCCGGGGGCGAGGACGCTCCCCTGCGGGACGAACGCGTCGATCTCGACGGTCTTCGTCGGCGCGTCGCTGTCGACCCACTGTCGGGCGCCCGCGAGGGTGAAGGCGAGGGCGCCGTAGGTCGGCACCATCGTCGCCAGCAGCTCCTCGTCGTCGTCGCGGACCTGGAGCTTCGGGTACCGCGAGCGCGTGTTCAGCTCGTCGAACAGGCCGTCGCCGGCGCCGTCGCCGAGCATGTAGTCGGCGATGGCGCGGACGGTGTTGTGCTCGCGCTCCCGCTTCGTGTACTTCAGTTCGCCGTCGAGCGTGGACATGAGGTTCCCGATGGACTCGGTCGTCGTCGGGTGGTCCTCGACGGTGTACTCGAACGGCACGTCGACCTGCTCCGCGACGCGTTCGCAGATGTCGCGGTAGCCGTCCTCGGGGACGTGCGCGATGACTCGGGGGTACTCGTTGCGCTCCAGATAGCGCCGGAGGACCTCGGCGACGAACCCCTTCTCGTCCTCGGACCACCGCCCCGTAACCACGGTGTCGTAGTGCTGTGCGGGGTAGGTGAGTTCGAGTTCCTGCGGGACGACGCCGATGGGCGAGGTCATCGACGCGAGGTGCGCGCGGAACTGGATCGCGTCGTGGAACTGCCCGTGGCTCTGGCTCTCGGAGTACGGCTTCTTCGCCGAGCAGGGAACCAGCACGAGGGGGTTGCGGAAGCGGTTGACGTAGCGCTCGGACACGCGCTGGGCGAAGCGCTGGATCTCCGGGCGACGGATCGTGTCGCTCGTCGCGGCCGCGAGTTCGTTGTTGCGGGCGACGGGCGCGCGCTCCTCGACGTAGCCGTACTGCTGGTCCAACTCGCGGAACGCGGCGGTGAGCCACTGCTCGTGGCGGGCCTGTCCCTCGACGTAGTCGCGGAGACGCCCCTCCCGGGTCCGCCGACGGACGCGACGCAGTTCGGCTTCCAGCGCGTTGACGTTGTGCTCCTCGCAGGCGGCGCGGTCGAACTCCTCGCGGGGCACCTGACACGCCGGGCACGAGCACGGCAGTTCCTCGAGGTCCTCCAGGAAGCGCTCGCCCTCGTCGGTGAGGTACTTCCCCTGGCTTCCCTTCACCCGCGCGCGTTTCGCGTCGACGAGGTCGACGCCGGCGTACACGAGCGTGGCGGCGTTCAGCGGCGTGGCGACCCCCGACAGATAGAGCGCGGTGTCGGCGGGAACCGCCTCGCGCACGTCGATCACGGCCTCCGCGAACGCCGAGGCGTGGCCGACGACGCCCTGCGCGTTCGAGAGGACGTACGCGTCGACGGGCGCGGCGGCGGCCCCGCCCGAGTTCGGCGCGTCGCTCGTGATCACCGCGGCGGTCGGCCCGTCGACGGCGGCCGCCGAGTCGGGGTAGTCGGGGGCGAAGGCGTCGACGACCTCCTCGCGGGTGCCCGCGGGGTACGCGCGGTGGGGCAGGACCGTGAGGGCGGACTCGTCGCCCTCGGGCACGTCTCGCTCGGCGTTCCACAGCGACCCGGCGTCGCGGACCACGTCGTCGGCGAGCGCCGGGGTCGTGAGGGGCGAATCGAGGCGAAGCTCCCCGAGGCGGGCGGCCCCGTCCCGCTCGTGGACCTCGAAGTAGTCGGTCATGCCCCGAGGTGTGCGGCCCGGGCGTTATTCGCTTTCGCTTCGGGATTCGGCGGATCCGTCCGCGTCGTCGACCGCGTCAGCGTGTGCGTCGGCGTGCAGATCCTCCAGCGTCACCGACTCGGGGACGACCCCGAGCGCGCCCGCGCTCCACCCCTCGTGTGCGAGCGTCACGTCCGTGTCGGGGTTCGCCTCGACGAGCGCCCGGACCCCCTCGGCGGCGGCGCGCTCGGCGGCGGCGTCGGTGCGGTCGGGCACCTCCGCGGTGAGCGGGTACGTCTCCGAGAGGGCGCGGGGGAACGGACCGAACGGCGGCACGACGCGCCACACCTCGTCGTAGTCGTGGTCCGAAGGCTCGCCGTACTCCGAACACAGCAGGGAGTCGGGAACGGACAAGCGCGCGAGGCGGTCGTGGTGGCGCCGAACCTCGGGGCGGTCGGCCGACTCGTGGGAGAGCCCGAAGAACGTACCCTTGGAGGCGCTGTCGATGCGCTCCAGTTGGTCGGCGTGATCGAGGAGGGCGCGGTAGCCGTCGGCCATCGCGGGGTGGCCGCGGGCGCGCCGCTCGACGAGTTCGAGCAGGTCGCCGTCGCGGATGGCCTGCTTCACCCGGCGTAGTTCCTCGAAGGTGACGTGGAGGTTGTGCTCCGCGAGGAGTGCCTCGCGCTCGTCGCCCTGTGCGGCCCGGAGCTCCTCGGGCGTGTGCTCGTGGCAGATGGGACACGAGCACGGTAGGTACTCCAGATCGTCCAGTTGCTCGGTGCCGGAGACGGTGAGGTAGCGGCCGTCGCGCGCCATCAGCGCGTAGGCGGCCGAGTCGAACAGGTCGCAGCCGAGCGCGACCGCCAGCGCGAACATCATGGGGTGACCCGCACCGAACAGGTGAACGGGACAGTCCTCGCTCAGTCCGCGTTTCGCGGCGGCGACGGCGTCGACCATGTCGTCGTAGCGGTAGCTGTTCATCATCGGGACGACCGCGCCGACCGGGAACACGTCGAGATCCGTCGCGGCAGCCTCGCGGCCGGCCTGCTCGCGTAGGTCCGGGTAGGTGCTCCCCTGCACGGGCGCGTTGACCAGCATGTCGCCGACGTCGACCGCCTCGGCGTCGGCGAGCGCCTGTCGGGTGACCTCCAGGTCCGATTCGGCCCGCTCGCGGCTCGCGTCCGGCGGGGTGGGAATGTCGACCGGGGTTCCGATGTCGCTGCCGATGTCGTGCTGGAACTCCAGAATCTCCGTCGTCGTCGTGTCGATCTCGCCGTACTCCGCGAGCTGGAAGCTCCCCGAGTCGGTCATGATCGCGCCGTCGAAGCCGAGCATGTCGTGGAGCCCCTCCTCCAAGGCCCGCTCGCGCACGTCCTCGGTCGTGCGGATGATGTAGGAGTTGGTGATCAGCATGTCCGCGCCGAACTCCGAGCGGAGCCGGCCCGGATCGATCGTCTCGATGTTTGGGTTGATCACCGGGAGGAGCGCGGGCGTCTCGACGGTGACGCCGGCGCGGGGGACGGTCAACTCCCCGATGCGACCGGCGGCGTCGTGGTCCCGGATCTCGAAGTGCTCGCGCATTGTGGCGAGGTTCCCGGGAACGCGAGTAAGGGTGTCGCTCCGACGCCGTCGCTGTGGGTGGGGGCGAACGGACGACACGCGGGGCGGCATCGGTCGGGACCGTCGCCGACGACGGGATGTGTCCGGTCGAGAACCGAACGCGGTCACCGACCGACTCGCGCGGGGCGGGCGTGTCGTCGCGTCGCGGCACGCCCCGCGGCGGGTCAGTGCACGGGTGCGACGGGGTGGTCCCGTCATCGGTGAAGAACCCTCGGACGTTCGATGGGCGGATTGCCGGCGACCGGATGTAGGATCAGACGAGCGGGACGGCCCCGAGCAGGTCGGCGAACGCCATGGTCGCGGCCTGCTCCGTCGACCCCGCCTCGGGGCCGTATACGACGACGATGTACAGCCCCGCGAACAGCACGGCGTCGTAGGCGCCGTGGATGAACGAGGGGACGACGAGGTTGTCGGTGTACTCGTAGGTCGCGCCGAACACGAGCGTCAGCGTCGAGAGGATGCCGATCGTGACGATCCGGCCGGGCGCGGCGCCGGTGAGCGCGACGTAGTGGACCGCCCCGAAGATGACGCTCGCGAGGGGGATCGCGACCCACGGCGAGAACGCCTCGCGGAGTCGGTCCTGGACGACGCCGCGGAACAGGATCTCCTCGCCCGGGCCGATGAAGACGAACGCCGCGGGGATGAGCAACAGCAACACCTCCGGGTTCTCCGCGCCGATCTGTGCGACCTCGTTCTCGGCGGTCGGCGCGCCGGCCTGCTGGACCGCCGCGCTCGCCGCGATCAGGATCGCCAGCGACCCGAAGAAGCCGCCGACGGCGACGGCGATATCCCGGAGCGTCGGGACCCGAAACAGCGACAGCGGCGACCGACCGGTCCGGATCAGGTAGATCGAGGCGACGCCGCCGAAGGAGATCCCCTGCACGAGCACGAGCGACAGGCCGATGAGCACCAGCGGTGACGGCTGATAGCCGACGATGCCGAGCGCGATCAACACGACGAGGACGATGATCCCCGCCGCCAGGATGCCCGAGAAGCCGATCGCGGGCGCGACGACGAGAGCCTGTATCCGCGGGTCCAGCGACCGGAACCACGCGATCAGCGACTGGAGCGGGGCGAACGAGACCATACCCGACCTCCGGGTGCCTCCGTGAAAGACCTGACCCAGCGACGACATCCAGTCTAGCGCCGGGAGCCCTTCGGGAGCCGGGGCGCTTACTCCGCGTCGCTTCCGTCGTGGGCCCCTTCGTACAGCGAGACGCCGAGGACGGCGCGACCGTCGCGGACCTCGCCCGCGAACACCGCATCGCGGAAGCGGTCGTAGTCGGCGGTCGCCGGACGGATGCTCTCGTTGAAATCGAGTTCGAGGTCCGCCGACGGGGTGCACCCGCGTGCGAGGAAGTAGTGATGCACGGAGTTCGCGAAGCCGTTCGCGGGTTCGATCGCCCGGAGCCGGTCGATCGACTCGGCCTCGTATCCGGTCTCCTCGCGGAGTTCCCGCCGCGCGGCGGCGGCCAGATCCGCGTCGTCGTCCTCGACGCCGCCGGCGGGGAGCCCGCGGTTCACCCGCCCGACGGCCTGGCGCCACTCCTCGACGAGCACCACGTCGCCGTCGGGGGTCAACGGCAGGATCACGACCGTCCGTGGCTCGTCGACGTAGTGGAAATCAGTCTCGGTGCCGTCGGGCAGGCGAACGTCGTCGCGGCGCACGTCGAAGCCGGGACACGAGTAGTCGATGTCGCTGTCGAGCGTCTCCCACGCGAGGTCGTCCGCGTCGGTGCTGTCGCCGCGGTCGGCGGCGGCGACGTTGCCGTCGATGTCACCGCCGTCGCCCATGTCACCGCCGCCGTCGTCGATGTCGTCGTCGCTCATCGGGTTCGGGTCGGTGGGCCGCCGGGAAAAGCGTGACAGAAGTCGGTTGCGTGCCTCAGCTCCCCAATCGCGTCCGAACCGCGGTGGCGCCGCCCGCGAGCACGAGCGCCAGCGACACGAGGGTGAGCCCGACCTGCGTCTCGCCGAACCACACCGGCGCCCACGGCGCGGCCGCGCGGACGCCGACGACGAGCGTCGAGAGCACCGGGATCCCGGATCCGCTCGCCGCACCGTCGTCGAGGTTCACGCCGTCGCTCGTCGCCACCGGGAGGTCGCGCTCGGTCCCCTGGAACTCCCGCGGGACGCGGTCGGCCTCGTAGGGGATGCGCTCGGTCGGGTACGCCCAGACGGCGGTTCCGTTCTCGTCGATCTCGACGACCCGCTTGTTCAGGGTGTCCGTGATCAGCGTGTGGCCGTTCTCCAGGCGGTCGGCGTCACGCGGCCAATGTAGCGAGCGGCCGTCGACGCTCGTCACGGTCCAGGCGGCCTCCCACTCGCCGTCGTCGTTCCGGTGGAGTTCGACGACGCGGTCGTTGTCCGAGTCGGCCACGAGCACCGCGGCGTCCTCGGAGACGGTCCGGTCGCCCGGCTCGCCCTCGATGCTCCCCGCGACCCACTGCGGGTTGTGCTGGTGATCGAGCACCTCGGGGTTCCCGCAGCGCACGTCGCCGTCGCCGTCGGTGTCCGCCAGTTGGCCGCTGCCGGTGCAGGAGTCGTCGGAGGAGCCCTCCTCGTCGGCGTTGATCACCTCCACGACCTCGCTCCCGCCGTCGTCGGTGCGCTCGACGATCACGAGTTGGTTCGCGTTGCGGACGGAGACGAGGAACACGTCCTCCTCGATCCGGTCGATGTCGTTGATGTGGAGCCAGTCGGTGCGGGTGGGGTCCTCGGGCTCGTCGTACAGCTCCGAGGCGTTCCACGTCCACGTCACCTCGCCGTCCTCCACGATCATGATCCGCTCGTTGTCCATGTCCGTCATGGCGAAGCCGCCGTCCGGGAGCGGCTCGGCGTCGTGGATCTCGCTGTTCGACTGCGAGCGGACCGGGAAGCTGTACTCCTCGACGACCGTCGCGCCGCCGTCGGCGTCGGGGTCGATCAGTCGGATCCCGGTGTGGGCGCACGGCGACTCGTACGGGCCGCACTCCTCGTAGCCGCTGTCCATGAACCCCGCGAGCACGCGCCCGTCGGAGAGCCGCTGCACGTCGAAGTAGCTGTCCGCGGAGTCCTCTCGCCACTCGACATCGGTGCCGTTGAGCAGGTAGGCGCTTCCGTGTTCGTGCCAGCCGGGACCGCCGCCCTGCGAGCCGACGAGCGTCGCTCGCTCGGCGCCGTCGTCGACGGCGGCCGTCGAGCGGTCCGGCGCGACCAGCGCGCTCCCGGCGACGGTCAATCCGAACAGGAGGACGCCCGCGAGGACCAACTCGACCGCACGTGTGCTCATCGGTGAACGCGAGCCATGCGCCGAGCAAAAGCCTTCGGTCTCGCGGTCCCTCGGGACACGGGGTCTCCCCGGTAATCGGCACGGGGTCTCCCCGGTAATCGGCACGGGGTCCCCCGATCAAAACAGCGACCGCACCCGCGCGAGCGTCGCGTCGAGGTCGCCGGAGTTGTCGACGACGACCGGGTCCTCGACCGGCTCGAACTCCTCGCGGAGCAGGTCGTAGACATCGGTGTCGGCGTCCGAGGGGTCGTCCTCCCGCGACCGGATGCGGGCCTTCGCGGTCCGCTCGTCACATCGGACGCGGACCAACCGGGCCGCGACGCCGCGACGCTCGGCGAGCGAGCGCGCCTCCCGCCGTCGGTTCGCCCGACGGAACGTCCCGTCGAGGACGACCGGGTCGCCGGCGGCGAGGCGGTCGTCCGCGCGCTCGAACAGCGCCTCGTACGTCCGCCGCGACTCCTCCTCGGTGTAGGACGGATCCGGGAAGAGCTCCTTGCGGACCACATCGGTACGGAGGACCGTGGCGTCGAGGCGGT
This genomic stretch from Halobaculum roseum harbors:
- a CDS encoding SHOCT domain-containing protein, which gives rise to MTSPRHRLVRAAPALFAVTTLPAVALAAILVGGQAAAVVAILGWFLLTPLSAVLLNEVFEVDDGDEDLERALDALREWRADDAGSRPDGPSDATTDGPTDERDPVDRLRERYAEGDIDEVEFERRLDLLLETEDADAETARERVRNRGGDATADREVERERER
- the arcS gene encoding archaeosine synthase subunit alpha — translated: MTDYFEVHERDGAARLGELRLDSPLTTPALADDVVRDAGSLWNAERDVPEGDESALTVLPHRAYPAGTREEVVDAFAPDYPDSAAAVDGPTAAVITSDAPNSGGAAAAPVDAYVLSNAQGVVGHASAFAEAVIDVREAVPADTALYLSGVATPLNAATLVYAGVDLVDAKRARVKGSQGKYLTDEGERFLEDLEELPCSCPACQVPREEFDRAACEEHNVNALEAELRRVRRRTREGRLRDYVEGQARHEQWLTAAFRELDQQYGYVEERAPVARNNELAAATSDTIRRPEIQRFAQRVSERYVNRFRNPLVLVPCSAKKPYSESQSHGQFHDAIQFRAHLASMTSPIGVVPQELELTYPAQHYDTVVTGRWSEDEKGFVAEVLRRYLERNEYPRVIAHVPEDGYRDICERVAEQVDVPFEYTVEDHPTTTESIGNLMSTLDGELKYTKREREHNTVRAIADYMLGDGAGDGLFDELNTRSRYPKLQVRDDDEELLATMVPTYGALAFTLAGARQWVDSDAPTKTVEIDAFVPQGSVLAPGVVDADDDIRVGDEVVVEGPKAFAVGRAEMHGAEMRSSTRGIAVDVRHSEEL
- the tgtA gene encoding tRNA guanosine(15) transglycosylase TgtA; translation: MREHFEIRDHDAAGRIGELTVPRAGVTVETPALLPVINPNIETIDPGRLRSEFGADMLITNSYIIRTTEDVRERALEEGLHDMLGFDGAIMTDSGSFQLAEYGEIDTTTTEILEFQHDIGSDIGTPVDIPTPPDASRERAESDLEVTRQALADAEAVDVGDMLVNAPVQGSTYPDLREQAGREAAATDLDVFPVGAVVPMMNSYRYDDMVDAVAAAKRGLSEDCPVHLFGAGHPMMFALAVALGCDLFDSAAYALMARDGRYLTVSGTEQLDDLEYLPCSCPICHEHTPEELRAAQGDEREALLAEHNLHVTFEELRRVKQAIRDGDLLELVERRARGHPAMADGYRALLDHADQLERIDSASKGTFFGLSHESADRPEVRRHHDRLARLSVPDSLLCSEYGEPSDHDYDEVWRVVPPFGPFPRALSETYPLTAEVPDRTDAAAERAAAEGVRALVEANPDTDVTLAHEGWSAGALGVVPESVTLEDLHADAHADAVDDADGSAESRSESE
- a CDS encoding CPBP family intramembrane glutamic endopeptidase encodes the protein MVSFAPLQSLIAWFRSLDPRIQALVVAPAIGFSGILAAGIIVLVVLIALGIVGYQPSPLVLIGLSLVLVQGISFGGVASIYLIRTGRSPLSLFRVPTLRDIAVAVGGFFGSLAILIAASAAVQQAGAPTAENEVAQIGAENPEVLLLLIPAAFVFIGPGEEILFRGVVQDRLREAFSPWVAIPLASVIFGAVHYVALTGAAPGRIVTIGILSTLTLVFGATYEYTDNLVVPSFIHGAYDAVLFAGLYIVVVYGPEAGSTEQAATMAFADLLGAVPLV
- a CDS encoding NUDIX hydrolase, with the protein product MSDDDIDDGGGDMGDGGDIDGNVAAADRGDSTDADDLAWETLDSDIDYSCPGFDVRRDDVRLPDGTETDFHYVDEPRTVVILPLTPDGDVVLVEEWRQAVGRVNRGLPAGGVEDDDADLAAAARRELREETGYEAESIDRLRAIEPANGFANSVHHYFLARGCTPSADLELDFNESIRPATADYDRFRDAVFAGEVRDGRAVLGVSLYEGAHDGSDAE
- a CDS encoding aryl-sulfate sulfotransferase is translated as MSTRAVELVLAGVLLFGLTVAGSALVAPDRSTAAVDDGAERATLVGSQGGGPGWHEHGSAYLLNGTDVEWREDSADSYFDVQRLSDGRVLAGFMDSGYEECGPYESPCAHTGIRLIDPDADGGATVVEEYSFPVRSQSNSEIHDAEPLPDGGFAMTDMDNERIMIVEDGEVTWTWNASELYDEPEDPTRTDWLHINDIDRIEEDVFLVSVRNANQLVIVERTDDGGSEVVEVINADEEGSSDDSCTGSGQLADTDGDGDVRCGNPEVLDHQHNPQWVAGSIEGEPGDRTVSEDAAVLVADSDNDRVVELHRNDDGEWEAAWTVTSVDGRSLHWPRDADRLENGHTLITDTLNKRVVEIDENGTAVWAYPTERIPYEADRVPREFQGTERDLPVATSDGVNLDDGAASGSGIPVLSTLVVGVRAAAPWAPVWFGETQVGLTLVSLALVLAGGATAVRTRLGS
- a CDS encoding AAA family ATPase, with amino-acid sequence MSDTTRLVVVCGLPGAGKSTVASAVADRLDATVLRTDVVRKELFPDPSYTEEESRRTYEALFERADDRLAAGDPVVLDGTFRRANRRREARSLAERRGVAARLVRVRCDERTAKARIRSREDDPSDADTDVYDLLREEFEPVEDPVVVDNSGDLDATLARVRSLF